DNA sequence from the Candidatus Hydrogenedentota bacterium genome:
ACTTCATCAACGGCGGCAAGAAAATCATCATCACCACGCTGCAAAAATTCCCGTTCGTGCTGGACGAACTGGGCAACAGCCACCGCGAGCGGCGCTACGCCATCATCATCGACGAAGCCCATTCCAGCCAGGGCGGGCGCACGGCGGCGCAGATGAGCATGGCCTTGTCCAACGTGGCGACGGAGGAAACCGAAACCTCCGACGCAATCATCGCCCGCATCATCCAACAGCGGCGCATGATCGATAACGCCAGCTATTTCGGCTTCACCGCCACCCCCAAGGGCCGCACGCTGGAACTGTTCGGCACGGAAGTACGGATCGGTAGTGAAAAAAAGTTTGTTGCCTTCGACACCTACACCATGAAACAGGCCATCCAGGAAGGCTTCATCATGGACGTGCTCCAGAACTACACCCCGGTGGAAAGCTACTGGCGACTGGCGAAAGCCATCGAAGACGATCCGGCCTTCGACAAGAAAAAGGCCATGAAGCGCCTGCGTCACTACGCGGAACGTCACGCGCTGGCGATCCGCA
Encoded proteins:
- a CDS encoding type I restriction endonuclease subunit R; translation: FINGGKKIIITTLQKFPFVLDELGNSHRERRYAIIIDEAHSSQGGRTAAQMSMALSNVATEETETSDAIIARIIQQRRMIDNASYFGFTATPKGRTLELFGTEVRIGSEKKFVAFDTYTMKQAIQEGFIMDVLQNYTPVESYWRLAKAIEDDPAFDKKKAMKRLRHYAERHALAIR